Within the Girardinichthys multiradiatus isolate DD_20200921_A chromosome 12, DD_fGirMul_XY1, whole genome shotgun sequence genome, the region AGTCTTGCAGCTGAGCAATAAAATGTGACATGCCATGCAGACAACTGGGCCTTTAGCCTATAGTACATTACATAATTATCTTAAGGAAGACCACTTATCAAAAATAAGCAAATTTATAATTTCACTTTACATTTGACTTTGGCAAACACGTAAGAGTAGAGCTGCATGGCATTAGGAAGTTAGGTAGCAGTTTTATTCTTTCAGTGTCTTTGCCACCATCACCTCAGTCCATGTCTACTTAAAACCTCGGCCTTCTGTAGCTCTTCTTAGCATGAGCCCACGCTGGCTCACAATGCTAATATAGAGCTACCTAAACAGAGAAATGTCTGAAGGATgttgcaaaataaacaaataataaaaaaactatttatgatTTGTGTGTAAAACAAACAGTTTATGTATGTTTAATTTCGGACCTACTTGACTAAGTCGGAGATATGAAAAGAGCCTCCAGAGGAGGTAAAATGCCCAGGTTTGCTATAGGATATATATACTTAATGTGGAGTCATTGACAAATAAGGTTTCTAAAGACACGTTTTTTTAAGTCcttctaaaatacatttaatgtaTATTATTCAGTTTGGAAAATTGcttaaaattacatttcaaagtattaaacatttattttaaatacatttttcacttcAGCCTCCAAAAATGTCAGATGATGACCCTGTCGCTAACAAAACCTTCTCTCTAAACCGGAAAAAAGAAACTGGGAAAAAAGCCAAAGTGAAGATACCTTTGTAAGGTATGtaatttaatgaaaaacaatgtatgtgtctttttattttagcatCAAACCCTAAAAAGCTGAGCAGTTTCAGGTCTATTCTGCTGTTAAAGGCTGTTCAGCCTCAGATTTCCTAGATGGCTTAAGAAACCAAACTGGAACTATGCCAAACATACATACTGACCATAGAAAACATCTTGGAGAGCTGCATTGTGGAGCTGGAGAACATGCTGGGCATGATGAAGTTCAAAAGAGACATCAGCTCTAACAGGTTGTTTTGTAAAGGAGTTCCTGTGAGCAGCAGACGATGCTCTGCCTGCAGGAAAATACAAGTGAAGACAAGCAAATCAGAATCTCTCTCTGGTAAGAAATGTAAATTCCACAAAAGAGGGGAAAAACACATTCATCTACTAACATTAATGGACATGAGGTGGCGGTAGCGCAGAGTGTTCATGTTCTTTAACATGTGGCCTTCATCAAAGATAGCATACTTGATATTCAGCCTACGAAAAAGGCCTCGATCGCTGTCGTTTCCTATGGCCAAGTTATACCTGTAAATGAAACAAacagtgagtgagagtaagaaGATGCTTGATGTTTACCCATGCAATAAGCTCAACAGCACCAATCCAGCTTCCCAAAATCCTGCTAACTGTGCTGAAGCCCTCATTCAGGCTTTAAGTGTTCGCTTACGTGGTCACAATGACATTGAAGTGAACTTCCCCGTTGAGGATGTCGTGTTTGAGGTAGCGGCGCTCTTCCACGGATCCTATAAAAAGGAATAGCCACATGATGATGTTCACAAGGAGAATGTCTGTTTGAGCCACCAATCCATTGAATATTGGCAAAACAGTACCGTTCAGCTGAAAAAAGGGATCCTTACAATACAAACCAATCTAAATTATGGGCATAAAAAAAGATACCGTCTGCTGTTTTGCCAATTTTTCACAAACATGCAGGTTTAGCATCTCCTTGGATACATGCTGTGCCCActtgtttgaataaaaatccaATCAGGCCTATTAAAAAAGCACTcatcacaaagaaaaaacaaggctTACCATAATAAATAAGGACTTCGAGAGCTggacaccacagcctcagctcTCTAACCCAGTTATCTAAAAGATGGagacattaaaaacaacataaatcacaaactaataattatttttcagaGGCAATACAAGAGACAGATATTTATACATTGTTAGAAATTTTTATATAAGACAGGTTTGTATTTTATAAGCAAAGGCCGTATACCCAGTGTGGATGAAGGCACAGTGATGAGATGAGGACCTTCTATTCCGTTCTCGTACAGCTGGGCCAGAAACGCTATCGCCTGGATGGTTTTCCCCAAACCCTGAGAGCAGTAAAACATGAGCAGGGATTCAAAGAAACATATACAATTTTAggcaaattaaaaatgtaacaaaagttCCCCTTTCTTATTACATAAACATTGAAACAAGCAGAAATCCAGCGAAACGTCAACAAactgttttctccatctttttaAGGGTGGGTGAATACATGCACCAACATGTACTTTAAAACAACCTAATTGTCGGTCATTAATCGGATTAGATCTATTCAGACTTGATGCAACATATCAAGTGCCCTACAAATGGATCAACACCCATTTATCATATTATGTCAGATAACCACCACAACCTTTCAGGCAAATTAAACcttgtttaaaaggtttttacaaataaaacacaacgtGTGACATGCATCTGAGTAAATACTTGTAGAATCATCTTCCTgttcaattacagctgcaggttttaCACTTTATATCAACTTTGAGTTTTTCAtctattctttttttcaaaacagaCAGCTTGGACAGATTAGACGAGTCTGAACACCAATTTCAAAGTCTTGGAAAATTCTCTAAATTATATTTAAGttcatgctttgatctaatccATTCATCTGAGCTActcaaagtttgggatatttTTTATGATATTTTATCCAGGTTTAAACTGCTGTACagttttatccctgacctgtctggtccgttccttagtcttcatgaAGCCGTTCCTTCAATTATGTTCCTCCCAGGCCTCCGAAGACCAGCTGGAgttacatttagatttattgACGCATGTGGAGCCCAataggcaactggttgcactacATTCTTTTTATGGGTAAAAGCATAAAAGGGGTTAAATAATTATGAACATCATAATTTTCGGATAGAAAACTCATATATGATTTATCAGGGTACCCCCAGGGTTCTTCAAGTgaaatttaagactttttaagacttttttaaGACCACCTAGAAGGAAATTTAATGCCAATTTCACAGCTATAGCGATAAAATTATGaatgatataataaaaaatctattttaagattttaagcCTAAGAAAATAATTGCCAGGTACttgaacttattttatttagactttcATATATAATAGACATTAACTTTGTGAGCTgtgtaataataaaataaaaaaatatgcatgtttCTCACATTAAGAGTCAACACCACTCACTATTGCCTTACAAGCCACCTTTTGGTTATACaagagataaaatgcagattaggTTCAAAAAGTACAGCGATCCACTTTACGCTAATTTCATCGTTCGAAGTAAATGAGTGGTGGTCCGAAATTGTTTTCAGGATCCTAATCACCTGTGCCTGAAGAGTTGGCGAATGAGCTCGCAGGTTCACTACCGGCTGTACTACCGATGATGCGGTGGCTTCAGTATTACTTGCAGTACCCACGTTGCTGGTTGTTAAAGTAGAGCcttgctttgaacagaactgaGCAATAGGTGCCTGCTGTTGGTGGGCTCTGGCATAAGCGACGTGTTTGGCGCTCTTCATATGGGAGTCCAAAGCCATAAGTCCCATCGTCCCCAGCTTAGAAGATTTTCGGCACAAACAGCATTGGGCCTCATCGTCATTGTCCGAATTAGGTTTAACCCACTCGTATTTTGGATTTTTCTGCCACTTTGGGTTAAAACGACACTTGCCCATTCTGAAGCACACTAAGCTAACTTACTAACAAGGTGGTTTTGTTTTCCCACCACTCACTGAGCCCGCGGGAGAAAGTCGGCTGACGGGCCCTTCGTAAAACGGATAATCGTTATTGGGCGCGTGAATTCTTACATTGCTCGCCCACATCTACAACACATTTTGCTTCAGTATTTTAGaacattttagcatttattgTCTCACtaaaggacaaaataaattaagacctgtaaatgacattttataatttgtCTTCAAAATTTAATACTTTTAAGGCCTTAATTATTTAGTAAAAAATTCAGgacttttttaatacttttaagaCCCCGCGGGTACCCTGTTTATGCACTTCTTTATGTTTGTCTATAAcagaaaattcaaaataaaattgatttttgaAGTGTCAGCCATTTATATCTACAATATATTTTGCCCGTTTGATGTCTACTTGCTGCGGCTGAGGTGATAAAACTGACGGAAAAATGTGGGTGAATTGTAATCAATGCCATCATCCTAATTTTCTGctaaagtgaaatatttctctgatattgtgcagctctacaaaatgtgaaaaagtgtcCAGTACATGCTAGCAAAGGCATAGTCCAAGTCATTACTTAACAAGCTTTTATtaattctgttttaaatgttttcaaagagTCCAAAAGCAAAGGTTTTACCACATAAACCTGTgggaaaagtaaaacaaagggaaagaaagaaaattacaacaaaaccagaagcccaacaatgttttttgaacatttatttaggCTATAACACTGCGACgattagggctgaaacaattaatcgaaTGAATTGAGATTAATCGATcattgaaataattgtcaactaatttagtaattgaataatcgttaactggagtgTACAGACTAAAACATGCCACTTACTGAACGAACAACCGATTCAGAGcatgaaattaaacaaaaactgtagaaaaataaatacattttgcatttaagataacAAAAAACTTCTTTGTAAATGTGCTCTTTCCAAACCTCCGCAAGAAGcaaagctttagcttcacctgctTCTGTAAAGAATCTGTTATTACGCACCTTTTGCTATGCAATTATTAATCGCAAAAATAGGCGGCAGATAAACTGATTAGCAtgataatcgttagttgcagccttAGTGACAATAACAACAGGAGTCCTTGTCACTAAGGCTTGTGGACGTTGGTTTTAGATAACAGTAACCAAAACTAACAGGCTGGCGTTTAGtaacaaacagaaaatggaCGTCTCACAAATATTCCTACGGCACTGCATTAAATCCCGCAAGGGGTTGCCTTACCATTTCATCAGCGAGGATGCCGCTCAGGCTGTGTTCATTCAGAAGCATCAGCCACTTTAGACCGATCAGCTGATACGGTTTGAGATACaacctgaaaaagaaacaattcATGAGTAAGAACAGTAAACACAACTTTTATATCGACACATAAAACATGTAGAAAGaatactaaaaataaattttatttataagtgCCTTTCAAGATGCTTTTTAtcaacaacataaaaacaacatattgtGAACGAAGgttaaaagaacaacaaagcTGTATGTACAAGTCAAACTAGAActtataaattataaatataacaaaagtgACTTCCCAAGACTAAGAAAGATTCTTActcataataaaatgtaaaaatccaaATCATTAAGGCTGACTTGAAGTACAACCTATATTTACGGACTTTAATCTGTATCTGTTCTAATTGCATTTGTTTACAGCTGTTTTATGCTGTTCACCCCACTGTAAAAGGTTATATTTGTCACACATTCTCCCTACATCTTCAACATTTTAAGACTAACCATCTAATCGTCTCTTACAAGAATCTACGATACAGAACTGGTTCACTTGTTAGACTTTCAGAAGCTTAACTGCAATTCAACACGTGTGTTTATAAAAAATTTTAGATGCCGAAAAATGATGTCAAAGaacttgtttttactttaaaccACATGTCTGAATAGATACCGACCACTTAACACAAACATGGTGCAGCGCAGCTTCCATAAACTAAAGGTCAACAGGAAATTTTACTTACTGGCTGTTAAGTAAACTGGGCTGTTCTGTAGAACCAGTTCCATTCTCCATCACCTCAGTGACCCACTTAACCATTTTTGAAGAAATGGTCTGACATTTGGACATGAGTCCAAGGATGACCTTCCTCTCTTTGAGAACGACTTTGCAGCCCTGCAGCAAATCATCCGAGAGTCCGTTTCCCTTATGGAAGACATCCCACTGAAGAGGAAGAACGTGATTTAATATTTTGCACATTATGGAGATGTGTTCACACAACTGTTAAATCTATATAGAAATACGGAGTACGTCAAAAGATTTAAGTGGACAAagagatttacaaaaaaaattaaaaattacagACTATTTCACTGGGGAAAAGGaaggaatgttttattttgaaaaataaaacagaggaaATGAAAAACACTACACAGACGGGGTTTATTTATCCAAAATATACAATATTTCTTCGTATCAGCAACAATGTATCCTGTTACGATGAGAATCCACTATAAATTTatcaattaaatgaaaaattaaataataataaagaaaaaacagttaaaatataCTGAACAGCAATGATGGTGGATAAGCTTTAAAGTTTTCAGCTGTTTATAAAATGGTAAATTATATCTTTGTTGTGATTTTGTAGGTAGTTTTCCATCAGTTCATTTTCAGTTAATCAACTGATGACTAATATTGGTCTATAAATAAAAAGCTAtatcacattttttcttttcaagcCAAATTTGTAAATTAGTGCatcttagaaaaacaaaatataaacaaagactgaagataaattaaagcacataaaattcTACAGGTTTAAACTACTAATTGCAAcatggcaaaaacaaacaatgaagccattattatttattagggCTGAGACTTCAACGTGTTCATTTTGATTAATTATATAAAGAAAAGTACCGGTCAATAAACAATTTGCCCAATTTAAAACGTATGTTGTCTGAACTACGGTATGAAAAGAGATAAAAATCAGCtaaatttttcattatttatttatttttgcttaaaagcaataaaaattattaattacTCAATGAATAACATTATAAATGGTATCACGCCTTTTGCtgtaagaaaacaaaaggaataAATCTCACCAGGGATTCCCAGCTATCAAAAGGTCTCAGTTCCACGATCCTCTGGGCTTTTTTAACAGAACAGCCACCAATCAGCGAAAGCTCATCTATGGATGCATCCTGGAAAAATGCAAGCATCTCCTTTTTCACGTCCATCCTGCCATTGTCACTCTCCAGCTCGTCATCTGAATCCTCAAACTCGCTTGTCACTATGTCCTCTTCGTCATCAGAACTGACTTGTTCATCGGCGGCCTGCGCCGCCTTCTTCCTCTCAGCTGCCTGCTTCTTAGCTATGCTCGTATCGCTAGAAAATTTGGATAAAACCTcggaggtggaggaggaagaTGAAGGCTTTAAGGTGGAAGAGGTAGAGGTTGACAAGGACGTCTTCAGAAATTTCATGGTGTAAATGCCACCTTTGATTTTAGAGGTTTTGTCGTCCCCTGAATCCGACTCGTCTTCACTGTCCTTTGTACCATCTGTACTATTCCCATCTGCTTCACCAGTGCCTCCATCGTCTTTAGGATCCTCACAGTTGTTTTCCCTTTCCCCATCATTATACTTGTAGTCATTTGCATCTGTGCGTTTTCTGATTGacatttgtttccttttgggtttttgttcttCTAAATAAACAGAGCTGGAACTACCGTTTTctgtcaaaagaacaaaaaaaacggTTTGGTCAGTAACTCTATTAAATGTAATCACTCTCATTAAAAGAAATTATGGAAGAAAGATAAATGTTTAGTTTCAGACTATCTGCACCTGTATCGCCTGGATTGTTCCCATCTGTGTCAGTGTTGTCCTCTGAGTAGTCCCTGGTTGACACATCTTTGGCTTTTGATTTCTGGTTTTTTGGAATAACTAAGCTGGTATCACTATAATCTATCAATTAAATATTGAGAATGTTTCAGTAAAATAAGGCATTGCTGTAATCATCTGTGTGAAATGTCAATATtatgaaaagtaaaaatatggTAAGAGTCAGACAATTTGTTGGATTCACACCTGATTCTGAGAACATCTGGAGAACCTGCAAAGCTTCTTCCACATCCCAGTCGTGTTCCTGAAGCACCATCCTCAACTCCTAGACCGAAAACACCATTGAAAGTTTAAcgataaaaatcattttcttccaggttCTTTCATTTCTTGACAATTTTACTTTGAGACAATCAccctaagggtgtattcacacttgccacttttggtccgctttaaacggaccagagttcgtttcccccaaACAACCGggccgagacccactttttgacgtggtctcggtccgcttccaaacggactgtggtgcggttcgcttatggtctgaatacaaaccggcgccgatccgaaccaactacaaaaagcgtacgtctctttggacataaaaagccaccgtagctggtagcaaaggtgtgtgttgtaaggtaatcatacctgataagctgtgtgttgcttagcaacactactggcttgttgtgggacaaggcacgtagagaacgtcggcgttcagcacgcattctccgacggggttccaacattataaatataacgtctcaaagtctgtgttgaatgagctgctcttcagttTCATAATAATATTGAAGCTTTAATAAcgacacaaatatgcagaacagaggtgctgcacgcagcacgtctacagatgttttcctacatttccgggtctgtgctctgtcccgcccccgtcatttctgtccaatgggaacaatgatcatCACCCGCgtagctttgtttacaagtaatagttcacttgcaaaaattacaatgtgaaaacaaacagcaccaaatgaaaaaaataaagttcggttttggtccggaccaaacaagcgaaCCAAAGGaccttcctggtgtgaatacaccgtaaaacactgattttttttttggctcagTAAACCTAATCATGTgagaaagtgaaaaaacaaaactccaaaTACAGAGAGTAATGAGCTGGCTCCAGATCAAAAGCAAAATAAGTTCGATTTGCTGCATCTCTTCACCTCTTTGTCCTGGTCAGGAAACCTTTTCTGGAGTCTTCTCACCATGGCCTCCTGCTTCTCCCAGCTTGGTTCTTTTCCCTCGCCCTCTTCTTCATCAGTGACCTTTACaatgaaataacatttaaacGTCAGAAACCTTAGGATCTACATTAAGTCTCTTAAAGTTAACCAAAAAGTTGTCATGTTCTTACCACAGATGATTTCCTTTTCTTACTCGGTTGAATATCAATACTGTCCTGAGAACAGCTAGATTCTTCCTGCTTTCTCTTCCTGCCTTCACTTGGAGCTGAGAGGAAAAACAGGCAGTGTTCTCAAAAGCAGGTAAAAGGAtcaccaaaacaaactttaatcaAAAATCCTTTAGGTAGAGGTTTTTATGGTGACCTTTTCTGCATTTCAAATATTTACTGTACTGGTTTTTATAAATTGGAATACTAGGTTGatcaagacttttttttttttttaacatgataACTTCTCTGGGTTTTAAATTTGACTTTAAAGAAAAGGTGAAAACAAGTATTCACCTTCTTTGTCACCAAATTTTAAAAGGCAGACAGCTATTGCGCCTTCCAATGTGCTCGTACTTCCGGTGACctaaaaacatcagaaaacacagtgagcTGAACAAATCATAATCTGTCATTTTCTTTCACAAGACCAACTCGCAGCAGATAGATGGTTTAAATCATTGGTTCCCAGTCTCTTTTATCCTGAGATCTCCTctccaacagaaaaaaaagctgcGCCCCACTCTCTACTAAAGACATCCGGCTCGGCGCACAGAGGTGCACACCCATGCGTCCATATTCATGCATGAGCACATGTGCGTGCcaatggtaaaaagaaagccCTGACCCTTCATACCTCGGTCCAGGAACGAGGCGCTATGATTTAGCACCTGTTAcggtcttttttttaattttatttcattgctGCAACAAGCTGAAACCTCTGGCATGCATATTAGTTCTGAAAAAACAACCTGAAATCCATATGTCTGAGCTCATCTACTTGTCCTTTGACaaaccagattttttttctgtcatcaccctcctttttaacatttttcccTCATGCTGAATCAGCCCAAAAACAGTTATATGTGCTTCATAGAGGTGCAtttcttttctattctatttttggCCCCAACACCTCCCgcccctttactttcatgtCATCATGTTTGATTATGAAAGCTGCATCTAACATGTTGCTCTCAAAACAATGGGTGATTTATTTCCGCAAGAAGAGTAAAATGGTTTATAACATTGTATGTATATCACACTAATTCCATAAACATCTATATGCATCTATTTGTCTCTATCAAGCCCTGTGGAAAGAGAGAGAGCATCATAAtgacagaagaaaa harbors:
- the smarcad1a gene encoding SWI/SNF-related matrix-associated actin-dependent regulator of chromatin subfamily A containing DEAD/H box 1A, which gives rise to MSRFNLDRFRFEKKITNKDPRCVSKSPDSEKENEPAQMKSFKATPKSHTRGVVFEEVISIDLEEDDFLAETNTKKALTTKNKSPFWKPPKDEGSQHVDDEDEEMDEKINTLLEMFPQLSRTDVLEVTGSTSTLEGAIAVCLLKFGDKEAPSEGRKRKQEESSCSQDSIDIQPSKKRKSSVVTDEEEGEGKEPSWEKQEAMVRRLQKRFPDQDKEELRMVLQEHDWDVEEALQVLQMFSESDYSDTSLVIPKNQKSKAKDVSTRDYSEDNTDTDGNNPGDTENGSSSSVYLEEQKPKRKQMSIRKRTDANDYKYNDGERENNCEDPKDDGGTGEADGNSTDGTKDSEDESDSGDDKTSKIKGGIYTMKFLKTSLSTSTSSTLKPSSSSSTSEVLSKFSSDTSIAKKQAAERKKAAQAADEQVSSDDEEDIVTSEFEDSDDELESDNGRMDVKKEMLAFFQDASIDELSLIGGCSVKKAQRIVELRPFDSWESLWDVFHKGNGLSDDLLQGCKVVLKERKVILGLMSKCQTISSKMVKWVTEVMENGTGSTEQPSLLNSQLYLKPYQLIGLKWLMLLNEHSLSGILADEMGLGKTIQAIAFLAQLYENGIEGPHLITVPSSTLDNWVRELRLWCPALEVLIYYGSVEERRYLKHDILNGEVHFNVIVTTYNLAIGNDSDRGLFRRLNIKYAIFDEGHMLKNMNTLRYRHLMSINAEHRLLLTGTPLQNNLLELMSLLNFIMPSMFSSSTMQLSKMFSMKSHEEQSRFERDRITQAKLIMKPFILRRVKNEVLKQLPAKEEKIEFCSMSEKQQALYEALLTKLKSTSSGEKRELCNVMMQLRKMANHPLLHRQYYTTEKLQAMSQLMLKEPTHYDASAALIQEDMEVMSDFELHRLCQQYSSISSFQLDTSLLLDSGKFLHLKELLASLKSKGDRVVLFSQFTMMLDIVEVLLKHLQHRYVRLDGSTPIADRIVLIDEYNTDPDIFVFLLSTRAGGLGINLTSANVVILHDIDCNPYNDKQAEDRCHRVGQTRTVQVIKLISKDSIEDCILQLGHKKLKLEQDMTTADQDGGGTILEDMASLLKASLGL